CGGCGGCTTTGGCATCTGGAAGGTCTGGGAGGGCGATGGGCTCGAGCCCGAGCAGTGGCGCGACACGCACATCCGCGTGGAGGGCCCCTCCGTGTGCCAGATGCAGCTGGCGTTCTCGCGCGCGTGGCAGGAGTCGGGCGGCAGCCTCTTGCACCCCGAGGACCTGCCGGGCCCGCGCGAGCCGGGCTCCGTGCGCGCGGGCTTCATCGCCAGCGCGGGCAAGCTGGGGATGACGGATGCCGAGCGCATGGTGCGCATCGTCATTGGCACGGCGCGCAAGCGGCTGTGGATCGCCAACGCGTACTTCACCCCGCCCAACGCCATCATGGAGCAGCTCATCCACAAGGCCCACGAGGGCGTGGACGTGCGCATCCTGGGGCCGGGGCCGGTGCACGACGTGCCCATCATCCGGGCCTCCCAGCGCGCCACCTACGCGGAGCTGCTGCGGGCCGGGGCGCGCATCTGGGAGTACCAGTGCTCGATGATGCACGCGAAGACCCTCCTCGTGGATGACTGGCTGTCCGTGGTGGGCTCCACCAACTTCGACGCGCTGTCGCTCAACAAGCTGGGCGAGGGCTCCATGGTGGTGGCCGACGAGGCCTTCGCCCAGAAGCTGGAGCAGGGCTGGCACCGGGACTTCGAGCACTCGCGCGAAATCACGCTCGCCACGGGCGGAACGACGAACCCGTGGCGGCGGCTGGCGCGCCGGATGACACAGCTCGTGGGGCAGGACCGGTAGGCCTCAGCGGGGGTGGCTCACCCCCGCCTGCCGGCACATGGAGAGCACGGGGCAGCGCGAGCACAGCGGCCGGCTGCCCGTGCACACGTGCTTGCCGAACGGCACGAGCAGCCGGTTGATTTCAATCCAGTAGGGTCTCGGCAGCAGCCCCTCCAGCGCCTTCAGCGTCTGCTCGGGGGAGCGCGTGCGCACGTAGCCCCAGCGGTTGGTGACGCGGTGCACGTGGATGTCCACGCTGATGGCCTCGTGCCCGCACGCCACGCCCAGCGCCAGGTGCGCGCACTTGGGCCCCACGCCCCGGAAGGACTGGAGCACCCGCGCATCCTCCGGGAGCTGGCCGCCGAACTCCTCCACCGTGCGCTGGGCGAGCGCGTGGAGCTGCCGCGCCTTGGGCTCGGGGAACGTGACGGGCCGGATGAGGGCCTCGATTTGCGCTGGGGTGAGCTGGCTCAGGGCCTTGGGGGTGCTCGCGCGCCGGAGCAGGGTGAGCGCGGTGGGCAGGCTCACCTCGTCCCGCGTGCGGATGGACAGGATGCAGGCCACGAGCTGCTCGAACAGGCTCGTGTGCCCCCGCGCGGCCAGCGCGAACATGGCCGCGTCCGCGAAGCCCCGCACCTCCTGCCGGATGCGCCCCAGCACCGTGTCGATGTCGAAGGGGATTTTATCCCCCGCTTCGTCCCCATCTCCGGGTTCCATGCCCCCAAGATGGCGCCGGAAAGCGCCGGCTGGAAGCCCTGATGGGTTGTGTCCTTCCAGCGTGACCGGATGGGTTGGGTGGCAGGGGAGCAGGAGAGCGGCCTGCTCAGCCCTCCCCGGGGGTGGGTTGGAGCCGCAGCGTGTAGAAGCGGTCGCAGCTGAAGTGCCCGGTGTTGCCCATGGACCGGGGAATGCGTTCGAAGCCCACGCGCTGGTAGAGCTTCTGCGCCCCGTCCATGCCCGTCAGCGTCTCCAGGTAGCAGAGCGAGTAGCCCGCCTCCTTCGCGAAGGCGAGGCACTGGCGCAGCAGCCGCTCGCCTTGGCCGTGCCCCCGGGCCTCGGGCAGGAAGTACATCTTCTGGAGCTCGCACACCCCGGCGGTGTTGCCCGCGAGCGGCGCGATGCCGCCGCCGCCCACCACGCGGCCCCCGTGCTCCAGCACGAAATAGGCGTGGCCGGGCCGGCTGTAGGCGGCGCTCATCCGGTCCACCTCCGGGTCATGAATGGCGAAGCCGGGGCCATCCGCGCCGAACTCCGGCATCACCGTGCGGATGATGCGGGCCACCGCGGCGTCGTCCCGGGGCTCGATGGGGCGAACATTCCAGTCCGTGCTCATGGCCCGAACCGTTCCACACTTGCCCGGGGCGGGCCAAGGGGCAGTATACACCGCTGCTTCCAACACCCCCCCTGCCTCAACCTCGGGAGTCCTGGCAGATGGTCAACAAGCTCAAGGCAGTCATTCTCGGTGGCTCGGGCTACGGCGGCGCGGAGCTGCTGCGCCGGCTGCTCTTTCACCCCCACGTGGAGATCCTCCGCACCACGGCCGGCGAGAGCGCCGGCAAGCGGGTGAGCGATGTGCACCTCAACCTCGCCGGGCTCACGGACCTGTCCTTCGAGGGCCTTGCCCCCCAGGAGGCCGTGGCCGGGGCGGATGTGGCCTTCCTGGC
Above is a genomic segment from Stigmatella erecta containing:
- a CDS encoding phospholipase D-like domain-containing protein, producing MADPLDEVVPQPGAHGWSPEEGRRHEMKGPFHLPKGPDGFSFVLFQSTGVSLQPGHRVDLIENGAVFERMLEDIRKAQQSIHILVYIWRPCDVSDRFVEALRERVSAGVKCRVVVDPVGSEEVRGDKDFDQKVEQRLTECGVEVHYYRPLAGKVLGRLLGRTHQKLVIVDGHIGYTGGFGIWKVWEGDGLEPEQWRDTHIRVEGPSVCQMQLAFSRAWQESGGSLLHPEDLPGPREPGSVRAGFIASAGKLGMTDAERMVRIVIGTARKRLWIANAYFTPPNAIMEQLIHKAHEGVDVRILGPGPVHDVPIIRASQRATYAELLRAGARIWEYQCSMMHAKTLLVDDWLSVVGSTNFDALSLNKLGEGSMVVADEAFAQKLEQGWHRDFEHSREITLATGGTTNPWRRLARRMTQLVGQDR
- a CDS encoding endonuclease III domain-containing protein is translated as MEPGDGDEAGDKIPFDIDTVLGRIRQEVRGFADAAMFALAARGHTSLFEQLVACILSIRTRDEVSLPTALTLLRRASTPKALSQLTPAQIEALIRPVTFPEPKARQLHALAQRTVEEFGGQLPEDARVLQSFRGVGPKCAHLALGVACGHEAISVDIHVHRVTNRWGYVRTRSPEQTLKALEGLLPRPYWIEINRLLVPFGKHVCTGSRPLCSRCPVLSMCRQAGVSHPR
- a CDS encoding GNAT family N-acetyltransferase is translated as MSTDWNVRPIEPRDDAAVARIIRTVMPEFGADGPGFAIHDPEVDRMSAAYSRPGHAYFVLEHGGRVVGGGGIAPLAGNTAGVCELQKMYFLPEARGHGQGERLLRQCLAFAKEAGYSLCYLETLTGMDGAQKLYQRVGFERIPRSMGNTGHFSCDRFYTLRLQPTPGEG